In Pseudomonadota bacterium, a genomic segment contains:
- the ybeY gene encoding rRNA maturation RNase YbeY codes for MIELMDADDQGSSTAARRRAGHHLDTDIAIDDAGWLDAVPGVEDLTRRAARQALVVAGDRYRFTVSIVLGDDQTVRRLNRSWRGIDKATNVLSFPALEVAPDRGPEPEPGHPKNEPIALGDVIVARQTVLHEAAMQDKTASDHLAHLIIHGVLHLLGYDHLDDGEADRMEALEAELLGHLGIADPYR; via the coding sequence ATGATCGAGCTGATGGACGCCGACGACCAGGGATCGAGTACCGCCGCCCGGCGCCGCGCCGGGCACCATCTCGACACAGACATCGCGATCGATGATGCCGGTTGGTTGGATGCCGTTCCGGGCGTTGAGGATCTGACGCGCCGTGCCGCGCGGCAGGCACTGGTCGTCGCGGGCGATCGTTATCGCTTCACCGTGTCGATCGTGTTGGGCGACGATCAGACGGTGCGCCGCTTGAACCGATCATGGCGCGGTATCGACAAGGCAACGAACGTGCTGTCGTTCCCGGCGCTCGAGGTTGCGCCCGATAGGGGGCCGGAGCCTGAGCCCGGCCACCCCAAGAACGAACCGATCGCGCTGGGCGATGTCATCGTGGCGCGCCAGACGGTGCTGCATGAGGCCGCAATGCAGGACAAGACAGCGAGCGACCACCTTGCCCATCTGATCATCCATGGCGTGCTCCATCTGCTGGGCTACGACCATCTGGACGACGGTGAAGCGGACCGGATGGAGGCCTTGGAGGCCGAACTCCTGGGCCATCTCGGCATCGCGGACCCCTACCGGTAG
- a CDS encoding hemolysin family protein, whose amino-acid sequence MAERSTPSGLGHQAFSGWLKKLLGGRNGDASLRENVEELLDEFEESEHHLSATQRAMLINLLEFGELRVDDVMVPRADVIAVDVSTPLDDVVEVMKREGHSRLPVYRDSLDDVVGMVHLRDLLPYWSTPSEEQPEVESLCRQVLFVPPSMPVVDLLAKMRGARLHLSLVVDEYGGTDGLATIEDLVEPIVGEIWDEHDSSETPTLIERPGGVIETSARTPVELLEERTGIDLLPEERDEDVDTLGGLVFALLGRIPARGELIAHESGLEFEITDVDARRIKRLRVRHVPPLVAPEA is encoded by the coding sequence ATGGCGGAACGATCGACACCATCGGGATTGGGTCACCAGGCGTTTTCTGGCTGGCTCAAAAAACTCCTGGGTGGCCGCAACGGCGATGCCAGCTTGCGAGAAAACGTCGAGGAGCTGCTCGACGAGTTCGAGGAGTCCGAACATCATTTGAGCGCGACACAACGCGCCATGCTGATCAATCTCCTGGAGTTCGGCGAACTGCGTGTCGACGACGTCATGGTACCGCGTGCCGATGTCATCGCGGTCGACGTTTCGACACCGTTGGACGATGTCGTCGAGGTCATGAAGCGAGAAGGCCACTCTCGCCTGCCGGTCTATCGCGACAGCCTGGATGACGTCGTGGGCATGGTGCATCTGCGCGATCTCCTGCCCTATTGGTCAACGCCGTCCGAGGAACAGCCCGAGGTCGAGTCCCTGTGCCGCCAGGTGTTGTTTGTGCCGCCTTCGATGCCGGTGGTCGATCTCTTGGCCAAGATGCGCGGCGCGCGGCTTCATCTTTCCCTGGTGGTCGACGAGTACGGCGGGACCGACGGCCTGGCGACCATTGAGGATCTTGTCGAACCGATTGTCGGCGAGATCTGGGACGAGCACGACAGCAGCGAGACGCCGACGCTGATCGAGCGTCCCGGCGGCGTCATCGAGACGAGCGCGCGCACGCCGGTCGAACTGCTTGAGGAACGCACCGGCATCGATCTGTTGCCAGAGGAGCGCGATGAAGATGTCGATACCCTGGGTGGCCTGGTGTTCGCGCTTCTGGGCCGCATACCGGCACGCGGTGAGCTGATCGCCCACGAGAGCGGGCTGGAATTCGAGATCACCGATGTCGACGCGCGGCGTATCAAACGACTGCGCGTGCGCCACGTGCCACCACTCGTCGCGCCAGAGGCCTGA
- the lnt gene encoding apolipoprotein N-acyltransferase, translating to MPGRLRSLTGFRRALLAMVLGALVTAALPPVDLLPLAVVGFVGLVWLLDGANRRLTAIGIGWWFGVGHSATAYYWIANSLLVDVARHGWLYPPSLAAIAAGFALFPALVAGVAWTWRPGLPRVVAFGVAWVAVEWLRSWLFTGFPWNLMGTVFDIDARLLQPAAVAGVYGLSVIAMTVCLLPALAAYGAPERLGRRALYTCSAAVLIVVATGGYGAWRLTALEPLADQAPVDLRLIQPNIAQSEKWRPDLYLSHIAMHIAHSQLQSETIPDIVIWPETAIPYRVFRETDMVDALVEAAVPPGGVLMAGAVTSENDGSGARFFNSLVVFDDRRELVAVYDKHHLVPFGEYVPLRGVLPIDKLTPGTSDFTAGPSPRTLALDDLPAFSPLICYEAIFPNGVVAPEARPAWLLNITNDGWFGNSSGPYQHLASARLRTVEQGLPMARAANTGVSAVIDAAGRYVARLDLEQEGVIDARLPPPLAPTIYSLWGNWTLLVILFPFLVYLACSLLGVPPKAIKRLSAQSDRQKADR from the coding sequence TTGCCGGGACGATTGCGTTCCCTGACCGGATTTCGCCGCGCCCTCCTAGCCATGGTCCTTGGTGCGCTGGTGACCGCGGCATTGCCGCCGGTGGATCTCCTGCCCTTGGCGGTGGTCGGATTTGTCGGCCTGGTCTGGCTGCTCGACGGCGCCAACCGCCGCCTGACGGCGATTGGCATCGGCTGGTGGTTCGGCGTCGGCCATAGCGCGACCGCCTACTACTGGATCGCCAACTCGCTGTTGGTCGACGTGGCGCGCCATGGCTGGCTCTACCCGCCGTCCCTGGCGGCGATCGCGGCGGGTTTCGCGCTGTTCCCCGCCTTGGTCGCCGGCGTGGCGTGGACCTGGCGTCCGGGATTGCCGCGGGTGGTTGCCTTCGGTGTCGCCTGGGTTGCCGTCGAATGGCTGCGCAGCTGGCTCTTCACCGGCTTTCCCTGGAACCTCATGGGCACGGTCTTCGATATCGACGCGCGCCTGTTGCAGCCGGCGGCCGTGGCCGGCGTCTACGGCCTCAGCGTCATCGCCATGACGGTGTGTTTGTTGCCGGCGCTCGCGGCCTATGGCGCCCCCGAACGTCTGGGCCGGCGCGCGCTCTATACGTGCTCGGCCGCCGTTCTGATCGTGGTGGCGACCGGCGGCTACGGCGCGTGGCGGCTCACCGCGCTCGAGCCTCTCGCCGATCAGGCGCCCGTCGACCTGCGGTTGATTCAACCCAATATTGCCCAGAGCGAGAAATGGCGTCCGGATCTCTACTTGTCGCATATTGCGATGCATATTGCGCATAGCCAGTTGCAATCTGAGACAATTCCAGACATCGTCATTTGGCCGGAGACAGCGATTCCCTACCGTGTCTTTCGGGAAACCGACATGGTCGATGCCCTCGTGGAAGCGGCGGTACCACCAGGCGGCGTGCTGATGGCCGGCGCTGTAACCAGTGAAAATGACGGCTCTGGTGCGCGGTTCTTCAACAGTTTGGTTGTGTTCGACGATCGTCGCGAGTTGGTTGCCGTCTATGACAAACATCATCTGGTGCCGTTCGGTGAGTACGTGCCGCTGCGCGGCGTTCTGCCGATCGACAAGCTGACGCCCGGCACCTCGGACTTTACCGCGGGGCCGTCGCCTCGAACCCTGGCGCTCGACGACCTGCCCGCTTTCAGCCCTTTGATCTGCTATGAAGCGATCTTTCCAAACGGTGTGGTGGCGCCGGAAGCGCGGCCGGCCTGGCTGCTGAACATCACCAATGACGGGTGGTTCGGCAACTCGTCGGGACCCTATCAACACCTGGCGTCGGCCCGATTGCGTACGGTTGAACAGGGACTGCCAATGGCGCGCGCCGCCAACACCGGAGTCTCCGCCGTGATCGATGCCGCCGGCCGTTACGTTGCCCGTCTGGACCTTGAACAAGAGGGTGTGATTGATGCGCGGTTGCCACCGCCGCTGGCCCCAACCATTTACAGTCTGTGGGGCAACTGGACGTTGTTGGTAATTCTTTTTCCTTTCCTCGTCTACTTGGCCTGTTCCTTGCTTGGAGTACCTCCAAAGGCGATCAAGCGGCTGTCCGCACAATCCGATCGTCAAAAAGCCGACCGATGA
- a CDS encoding helix-turn-helix transcriptional regulator: MANNPNPIDIHVGGRVRLRRTLLGMSQEKLAQALGLTFQQIQKYERGANRIGSSRLYHLSQILDVPVSFFFDDMPNDVAAAGGGRGMSDAEQDPYGPDTMSKRETLELVRAYYRIPDDRLRRKVFELVKAAGPKDADQ; encoded by the coding sequence ATGGCAAACAATCCAAATCCGATCGACATTCATGTCGGTGGCCGTGTCCGGCTGCGCCGCACGCTGCTGGGCATGAGCCAGGAAAAGCTGGCCCAGGCGCTTGGTCTGACGTTCCAGCAGATCCAGAAGTATGAGCGCGGCGCCAACCGCATCGGATCGAGCAGGCTTTATCACCTGTCGCAGATCCTTGATGTGCCGGTCTCGTTTTTCTTTGACGACATGCCGAACGACGTTGCCGCCGCCGGCGGCGGACGTGGCATGTCCGATGCCGAACAGGACCCCTATGGTCCCGACACCATGTCGAAGCGTGAAACCCTTGAGCTGGTGCGCGCTTACTACCGCATCCCTGATGACCGCCTGCGCCGCAAGGTGTTCGAGCTCGTCAAGGCCGCGGGTCCCAAAGACGCCGACCAGTAA